ttgagctgttgtgggagcagcttgaccgtatggtacgcaagaagtgcccatccaaccaatccaacttgtgggagctgcttctggaagcgtggggtgcaatttctccagattacctcaacaaattaacagctagaatgccaaaggtctgcaatgctgtaattgctgcaaatggaggattctttgacgaaagcaaagtttgatgtaaaaaagatcttatttcaaatacaaatcattatttctaaccttgtcaatgtcttgactccattttctattcatttcacaacgtatggtggtgaataagtgtgacttttcaggaaaacacaaaattgtttgggtgaccccaaacttttgaacggtagtgtatgtGTTTAGTTTTGTAGTTTAGTTTCAGCTTTTAAGTTAGAATTGAGCTAGCTGGAAGGGCTTCATTGTCATGCCCAATGGAATCTGACCTAACACCATAAAACTGCATGTTTCCAACCCAAAATACAACATCACCACTTATCTATTTGATATTAAATGATGGTTGTGTAACACTGAACTTTACCCAGTACTGCCGCTTAGTGGTAAGAACTATCGGTAATCTCCCTGTCTGGCAAGCATTTAATCATTAAACAGAATGTGGTCCTAGGACATCATAGATTGGTTAATTCCTTGGAACATAATATCTAATTTGTATTGTTGTACAATGATTGTGATCCTGTAAGCTACAGTATatcattcacattttttttaggCTGTATCCCCAGCCTCTTGCATTAATGCGAACCATATTGTTTGTGTAGAACTTAAATGGACattgacatttttaacatttctctTCGAAGAGTGCGTGTGTAATGTTGACAATGCAAACATGGCAGACGGCAGGAGGGGAACGCCACTGACACTCCTTTCATTCATGATGTTTTAAACAATGTCGTTTTATTGTGAAGGATGAGGGCAAAGTGTAACCGGAAGTGTAGTTCTTCAGTTCCTGAGTTTTTATAACAAGGTAAGCATGGCGGCGACAGCAACACCAACGGTCCCTGAGCAAACACCTGAAACACTGCGGTCAGGACCTGTACCATTTGACTTTTCTCAGCCCCCGGTTATCGAAGGCTTCAACCCTCTGCCGAAGATCAAAGATGAGACCTTCAAAGATAAATTTATTAGAAAAACCAAGGAGAACCCGTTCGTCCCAATAGGTGAGTTACACAAGCAGGGTAACTCACTGCAGGGCCAAGTGACACTGACAGAAGTGCAGTAACGTTACATGTAGTCTTTTCTCCTACCGTGTGGTCAAATAAACATCTAATTCCGCGTTAGCATCATAGACCGTATAAAAGGTTATAATTTAAAGCTCTAACACACTCTTATCGTGAGGTCAATAGTAATTTACGTAAGCTAACATGAGAGAAAAGTAGCTAACCTAGCTGTAAGTTTGTTTGTCACCGCCAGAAATAACTTGTAGTCGTGTGAGTCTCGTTAACGAATGACTCAACTTTAGTCGAAGCCGAGTCAAATTAGTTTTTGTGTAGTTTGACCTCGCCTTTAATATGAAACCCTGAGGAGCCGCGATGCCCTTGATATACTATTTCAAGGTTCAGGTAACCAAATCTCAAAAATACACTTTCTCACTCTTAGTATTGTAGTTATTTTCATAATGCACTGTAGGTTTCAAGTTACAAGGTTGTAACCCCTTTGGTGTcctt
This portion of the Micropterus dolomieu isolate WLL.071019.BEF.003 ecotype Adirondacks linkage group LG19, ASM2129224v1, whole genome shotgun sequence genome encodes:
- the higd2a gene encoding HIG1 domain family member 2A, mitochondrial; its protein translation is MAATATPTVPEQTPETLRSGPVPFDFSQPPVIEGFNPLPKIKDETFKDKFIRKTKENPFVPIGCVGTAGALMYGLRAFHQGKTRQSQLLMRGRIFAQGFTVVAIVVGVFATGLNPKQ